A window from Sinanaerobacter sp. ZZT-01 encodes these proteins:
- a CDS encoding helix-turn-helix transcriptional regulator, protein MTNSLLAPYIKLTEFLGNTLGPDYEVALHDLTNRKQSIIAIANSNISGRDIGAPLTNMALQMIKDKVYEKNNFCSNYKGVAANGKALRSSSMFIKHKGKLIGLLCINFDDSRYQIISEELMRVCHPDTFIGTSFQYDGQQVASSSNIKKISSESFPNSKNAVIAEAISNELATLNVSAARLTTDERISIISSLEKNGIFLIKGSVQKVADDLHCSSASVYRYLSKLKNIAFKSNSADISTEKDEKF, encoded by the coding sequence ATGACAAATTCTTTATTAGCTCCATATATTAAGCTAACTGAATTTTTAGGGAACACTTTAGGACCTGATTATGAAGTGGCTCTACATGACTTGACTAATAGAAAGCAATCTATAATAGCAATCGCAAACAGTAATATAAGTGGACGCGATATAGGTGCTCCGCTTACAAATATGGCTTTACAAATGATAAAAGATAAAGTTTACGAGAAAAATAACTTTTGCTCTAACTACAAAGGGGTCGCTGCAAATGGTAAGGCACTTCGCTCTTCAAGTATGTTTATCAAACATAAGGGAAAGTTGATTGGCCTTCTATGTATTAATTTTGATGACAGCCGATATCAGATAATCAGCGAGGAACTTATGCGAGTTTGTCATCCGGATACTTTTATTGGAACCAGTTTTCAATATGACGGTCAACAGGTAGCATCTTCCAGCAACATCAAAAAAATATCATCTGAAAGCTTTCCGAATTCTAAAAATGCTGTGATCGCTGAAGCGATTTCAAATGAACTTGCAACACTCAACGTAAGTGCAGCAAGGCTTACAACTGATGAACGCATATCTATCATTTCTTCTCTAGAAAAAAACGGTATTTTTCTTATAAAAGGATCCGTTCAAAAGGTTGCTGACGATTTACACTGCTCTTCCGCCAGTGTATATAGATACCTGTCTAAACTAAAAAATATTGCATTTAAATCTAATTCTGCTGACATTTCAACGGAAAAAGATGAAAAATTCTAA
- a CDS encoding RidA family protein, translating into MQGIVNTDKAPAAIGPYSQGIITGNLILLSGQLPLNPETGTFPEGIAKQTKQSLENVKAILEKAGSSMEAVIKTTVFLSDMNNFAAMNEVYATFFKDGSYPSRSAIEVARLPKDALVEIEAIAEK; encoded by the coding sequence ATGCAGGGAATTGTAAATACAGATAAGGCACCAGCAGCAATCGGTCCTTATTCACAGGGAATTATTACTGGAAATCTGATCCTTTTATCGGGACAGTTGCCACTCAATCCGGAAACCGGAACATTCCCAGAAGGGATCGCAAAGCAAACAAAACAATCACTTGAGAACGTTAAGGCCATTCTTGAAAAAGCCGGCTCTTCTATGGAAGCTGTAATTAAGACTACAGTATTCCTAAGTGACATGAACAACTTTGCAGCTATGAATGAGGTATATGCTACTTTCTTTAAAGATGGTAGCTATCCATCAAGATCTGCAATTGAGGTAGCAAGACTACCTAAGGATGCATTAGTTGAAATCGAAGCGATTGCAGAAAAATAA
- a CDS encoding tryptophanase yields MKEYPLKTATPSSFAYVKKNIPQVTVEQREKALAATHYNEFAFPAGMLTVDMLSDSGTTAMTDVQWAAMFLGDESYGRNKGYYVLLDTLRDVFERGDDQKKIIDLVRTDCQDINKMMDEMYLCEYQGGLFNGGAAQMERPNTFILQQGRAAESVLMEIVKKILNTRHPGKVFTIPSNGHFDTTEGNIKQMGSIPRNLYNKELLFEVPEGGSYEKNPFKGNMDLDKLEELITAVGPENVPLVFTCITNNPVCGQPVSMANLRAVSAIAHKYGIPYILDAARWAENAYFIKMNEEGYADKSISVIAKEMFSYCDGFCASLKKDGHSNMGGILAFRDKGLFWKNFSDFNENGSVKTDVGVLLKVKQISCYGNDSYGGMSGRDIMALAVGLYECCNVNYLKERVEQCEYLAQGFYKAGVKGVVLPAGGHGAYINMDEFFDGKRDHESFAGEGFSLELIRRYGIRVSELGDYSMEYDLKTPEQQAEVCNVVRFAINRSQFSQEHLDYVIAAVKALYEDRENIPNMKITLGHKLPMRHFHAFLEPYANK; encoded by the coding sequence ATGAAAGAGTATCCATTAAAAACAGCAACACCTAGTTCATTCGCATATGTTAAAAAAAACATTCCACAAGTAACGGTTGAGCAGAGAGAAAAAGCTCTCGCAGCAACACATTATAACGAGTTTGCATTCCCAGCTGGTATGCTTACAGTTGATATGCTTTCTGATTCAGGTACAACTGCTATGACCGATGTACAGTGGGCAGCTATGTTCCTTGGTGATGAGTCTTACGGACGTAATAAAGGTTACTATGTACTTCTCGATACATTAAGAGATGTATTTGAGCGTGGAGATGATCAGAAAAAGATTATAGATCTTGTTCGCACAGACTGCCAAGATATAAATAAGATGATGGATGAGATGTATCTCTGTGAATATCAGGGCGGTCTTTTTAACGGTGGTGCAGCTCAGATGGAGAGACCTAACACATTTATCCTTCAGCAGGGACGTGCAGCAGAGTCAGTTCTTATGGAAATCGTTAAGAAAATCCTGAATACTCGCCATCCTGGAAAAGTATTCACGATTCCTTCAAACGGACATTTTGATACAACAGAAGGTAACATCAAACAAATGGGTTCCATTCCTCGTAACCTTTACAACAAAGAATTACTCTTTGAAGTACCAGAAGGTGGATCATACGAAAAGAACCCGTTTAAGGGTAATATGGATCTTGATAAGTTAGAGGAGCTCATTACAGCAGTTGGTCCTGAGAACGTTCCCCTTGTTTTCACATGCATTACAAACAATCCTGTATGTGGTCAGCCAGTCTCTATGGCCAACCTTCGTGCGGTTAGTGCGATAGCGCATAAGTATGGTATTCCTTACATACTGGATGCAGCTCGTTGGGCAGAAAATGCATATTTTATCAAAATGAATGAAGAGGGGTATGCAGATAAGTCTATCTCTGTTATTGCAAAAGAAATGTTTTCTTACTGCGATGGCTTCTGTGCATCTCTTAAAAAGGACGGACATTCTAACATGGGCGGCATCCTTGCATTTCGTGATAAAGGCCTATTCTGGAAAAATTTCTCGGATTTCAACGAAAACGGATCCGTTAAAACAGATGTTGGCGTACTTCTGAAAGTGAAGCAGATCTCTTGCTACGGGAATGATTCTTACGGGGGCATGTCCGGAAGAGATATTATGGCACTTGCAGTTGGTCTTTATGAGTGCTGCAATGTGAATTACCTCAAGGAAAGGGTAGAGCAGTGCGAATATCTTGCACAAGGCTTCTACAAAGCTGGAGTTAAGGGGGTTGTACTTCCTGCTGGCGGACATGGCGCATATATCAATATGGACGAATTCTTCGATGGTAAACGTGATCATGAATCATTTGCGGGAGAGGGCTTCTCACTTGAGCTTATCAGAAGATACGGAATCAGAGTTTCTGAGCTTGGTGATTACTCCATGGAGTATGATCTTAAGACACCGGAACAGCAGGCTGAAGTTTGTAACGTAGTTCGTTTCGCGATAAACCGCAGTCAGTTTAGTCAGGAACATCTGGATTATGTTATAGCAGCTGTTAAGGCTCTTTATGAGGACAGAGAGAATATTCCTAATATGAAAATTACCTTAGGTCATAAGCTTCCTATGCGTCACTTCCATGCATTTCTTGAGCCATATGCGAATAAATAA